In the genome of Candidatus Rokuibacteriota bacterium, one region contains:
- the pgl gene encoding 6-phosphogluconolactonase, whose translation MSSVRAKVVRLADAEAVSAAAARDFVALSRDAVAARGSFTVALSGGSTPRRLYQLLAEAPYRSEVAWERVEFFWGDERAVPPDHPDSNYRMAAVALLEKIGAAADRIHRIQAERADRDAAARHYQLEIARVFGVNPDGPPPALDLVLLGMGPDGHTASLFPHTAALREGRGWVMTHFVERLGAERITLTVPVLNRAREIRFLVAGSDKAATLRAVLEGPRDPERLPSQLIRPEAGRLVWLVDRAAAAELGTVEGRV comes from the coding sequence ATGAGCAGCGTAAGAGCGAAGGTGGTGCGGCTCGCCGACGCCGAGGCTGTGAGCGCGGCTGCCGCCCGTGACTTCGTCGCGCTCTCGCGCGACGCGGTAGCGGCGCGCGGCAGCTTCACGGTCGCGCTCTCCGGCGGCTCCACGCCCCGCCGGCTCTACCAGCTCCTGGCCGAGGCCCCGTACCGGAGCGAGGTCGCGTGGGAGCGCGTGGAGTTCTTCTGGGGCGACGAGCGCGCGGTCCCCCCCGACCATCCGGATTCGAACTACCGGATGGCGGCCGTGGCGCTTCTCGAAAAGATCGGAGCTGCCGCCGACAGGATCCACCGGATCCAGGCGGAGCGGGCAGACCGGGACGCGGCAGCCCGTCACTACCAGCTCGAGATCGCGCGCGTGTTCGGCGTCAACCCCGACGGCCCGCCACCGGCGCTCGATCTCGTGCTCCTCGGCATGGGTCCAGACGGCCACACCGCGTCCCTCTTCCCCCACACCGCCGCGCTGCGCGAGGGGCGCGGGTGGGTGATGACCCACTTCGTCGAGCGGCTCGGGGCCGAGCGGATCACGCTGACCGTCCCGGTCCTGAACCGGGCGAGGGAGATCCGCTTCCTCGTGGCGGGCTCAGACAAGGCGGCGACGCTCCGGGCCGTGCTTGAGGGTCCCCGTGATCCGGAGAGGCTGCCGTCGCAGCTCATCCGGCCCGAGGCGGGGCGCCTGGTCTGGCTCGTGGACCGGGCAGCGGCGGCCGAGCTCGGCACCGTGGAGGGACGGGTGTGA
- the fbp gene encoding class 1 fructose-bisphosphatase, giving the protein MSEIALTLASHLRTTEGAEAADLAVVLTQLALAGKLIARELARAALVGQLGTTGETNVQGEAVKKLDVWANDAVTDALEATGRVCTLVSEEMAEPLHLDRHCPRARYVVCFDPVDGSSNLDINGIVGTIFSVRRRRGTGPEHVRPDALQPGTAQVAAGYVMYGTSTILVYTAGDGVRGFTLDPTIGEFVRSHDRIRIPPRGKIYSANEGNAPRWEPGVRRYIDHLRVPDAATGRPYTARYVGSMVADVHRTLLEGGIFLYPADTAPGGKATGKLRLLYEAAPMGFVTEQAGGKASTGRERILEIQPTSVHERVPLVIGSPEDVTLAEEFIAGRR; this is encoded by the coding sequence GTGAGCGAGATCGCCCTGACGCTCGCCAGCCACCTCCGCACCACCGAGGGCGCCGAGGCAGCCGACCTCGCCGTCGTCCTGACGCAGCTGGCGCTCGCCGGCAAGCTGATCGCCCGCGAGCTGGCCCGCGCCGCCCTGGTGGGCCAGCTCGGGACGACAGGCGAGACCAACGTCCAGGGCGAGGCGGTGAAGAAGCTCGACGTCTGGGCCAACGACGCCGTGACCGACGCGCTCGAGGCCACGGGGCGGGTGTGCACGCTGGTCTCCGAGGAGATGGCCGAGCCGCTCCACCTGGACCGGCACTGCCCCCGCGCGCGGTACGTCGTCTGCTTCGACCCGGTGGACGGCTCGTCGAACCTCGACATCAACGGCATCGTCGGCACGATCTTCTCGGTCCGCCGTCGCCGGGGCACCGGGCCCGAGCACGTCCGCCCCGACGCCCTCCAGCCGGGGACGGCGCAGGTCGCAGCCGGCTACGTCATGTACGGCACGAGCACGATCCTGGTCTACACGGCCGGCGACGGCGTCCGCGGCTTCACCCTCGACCCGACGATCGGCGAGTTCGTTCGCTCCCACGACCGGATCCGGATCCCGCCCCGCGGGAAGATCTACAGCGCCAACGAGGGGAACGCGCCCCGCTGGGAGCCGGGCGTCCGGCGGTACATCGACCACCTCAGGGTCCCGGACGCGGCGACCGGGCGCCCCTACACGGCGCGCTACGTCGGGTCCATGGTGGCGGACGTCCACCGGACCCTCCTCGAGGGCGGCATCTTCCTCTACCCGGCGGACACCGCACCCGGCGGGAAGGCCACGGGCAAGCTGCGGCTGCTCTACGAGGCCGCGCCGATGGGCTTCGTCACCGAGCAGGCCGGCGGCAAGGCGAGCACCGGACGCGAGCGAATCCTGGAAATCCAGCCCACGTCCGTCCACGAGCGCGTGCCGCTCGTGATCGGAAGCCCCGAGGATGTGACGCTGGCCGAGGAGTTCATCGCAGGGCGCCGCTGA
- a CDS encoding class I fructose-bisphosphate aldolase: MTERVREILSWYGSDNPGTLTNLARLLTHGTLAGTGKLVILPVDQGFEHGPARSFAPNPPAYDPRYHFELAIESGCNAYAAPLGFLEAGAREFAGQVPLILKLNDHDVLLEERDPMQALTGSVRDALRLGCVGIGFTIYPGSMHRLDMYSQIRALAEEAKQHGLVVVIWSYPRGSGLSKEGETAIDVTAYAAHIAAQLGAHIIKVKLPLAHVEQPAARKVYEQQAIAVGTLSERVRHVVQATFNGRRVVIFSGGPAEKDEVVLEEIRAIRDGGGFGSIIGRNSFQRKKPEALKFLRTIMDIYAGTLK, encoded by the coding sequence ATGACCGAGCGCGTGCGAGAGATCCTGAGCTGGTACGGAAGCGACAACCCCGGCACGCTGACGAACCTGGCGCGCCTGCTCACCCACGGGACCCTGGCCGGCACCGGCAAGCTCGTCATCCTGCCCGTGGACCAGGGCTTCGAGCACGGGCCGGCGCGGAGCTTCGCCCCGAACCCGCCCGCCTACGATCCGCGCTACCACTTCGAGCTCGCGATCGAGTCCGGGTGCAACGCCTACGCCGCGCCGCTCGGCTTCCTCGAGGCGGGGGCGCGGGAGTTCGCCGGCCAGGTGCCGCTGATCCTCAAGCTGAACGACCACGACGTCCTCCTGGAGGAGCGGGATCCGATGCAGGCCCTGACCGGGAGCGTCCGCGACGCACTCCGCCTGGGGTGCGTCGGGATCGGCTTCACGATCTATCCCGGCTCGATGCACCGGCTCGACATGTACAGCCAGATCCGCGCCCTCGCCGAGGAGGCCAAGCAGCACGGCCTGGTGGTGGTGATCTGGTCCTACCCGCGGGGGTCGGGCCTCTCCAAGGAGGGCGAAACGGCAATCGACGTCACGGCCTACGCGGCCCACATCGCCGCCCAGCTCGGCGCCCACATCATCAAGGTCAAGCTCCCGTTGGCGCACGTCGAGCAGCCGGCAGCCCGGAAGGTCTACGAGCAGCAGGCGATCGCGGTGGGCACGCTCAGCGAGCGGGTCCGCCACGTGGTCCAGGCGACCTTCAACGGGCGCCGCGTGGTGATCTTCTCCGGGGGCCCGGCTGAGAAGGACGAGGTGGTCCTCGAGGAGATCCGGGCCATCCGCGACGGCGGCGGCTTCGGCTCGATCATCGGCCGGAACTCGTTCCAGCGGAAGAAGCCCGAGGCCCTGAAGTTCCTGCGCACGATCATGGACATCTATGCCGGAACGCTCAAGTAG
- the glk gene encoding glucokinase: MPERSSSRPARRPRSLTILAGDVGGTKTALALFEETATGPALVREEALPSRQFPSLEAAIGRFLEAGPPCTVSAACFGVAGAVVDGRSFPTNLPWELDEGPLAQAIPAPRVKLINDLEAAAHGVLHLPTHELLTLQEGSPRRGNMVLIAAGTGLGEALLVWDGKRHSVVASEGGHGDFAPRSDLEIELLRFLTKEFERVSYERVLSGPGLFNIYRFLRESGYASEPQWLRERIEKGDPSEVVSEAGLAGRDPLCMKALELFVSIYGAEAGNLALKALAVGGVFVGGGIAPKIRAKLADGTFIAAFRDKGRLSRVIAEMPVRVALNPRAPLLGAARVARQLVVTG, translated from the coding sequence ATGCCGGAACGCTCAAGTAGTCGTCCGGCGCGGCGCCCCCGGTCGCTCACGATCCTCGCCGGCGACGTCGGGGGGACCAAGACGGCCCTGGCCCTCTTCGAGGAAACCGCCACCGGGCCCGCCCTCGTCCGCGAAGAGGCGCTCCCGAGCCGTCAGTTCCCGAGCCTCGAGGCCGCGATCGGCCGCTTCCTGGAGGCCGGTCCTCCCTGCACCGTGAGCGCAGCCTGCTTCGGTGTTGCGGGCGCGGTCGTGGACGGGCGCTCCTTCCCGACCAACCTCCCGTGGGAGCTGGACGAGGGGCCCCTGGCCCAGGCGATCCCGGCGCCGCGGGTAAAGCTGATCAACGACCTCGAGGCGGCCGCCCACGGGGTCCTGCACCTGCCGACGCACGAGCTACTCACGCTCCAGGAGGGGAGCCCCCGCCGCGGGAACATGGTCCTGATCGCGGCCGGCACCGGGCTCGGCGAGGCCCTTCTCGTCTGGGATGGCAAGCGCCATTCGGTCGTCGCCTCCGAGGGCGGACACGGGGACTTCGCCCCGCGGAGCGACCTCGAGATCGAGCTCCTCCGCTTCCTCACGAAGGAGTTCGAGCGGGTGAGCTACGAGCGGGTGCTATCGGGACCGGGGCTCTTCAACATCTACCGCTTCCTCCGCGAGAGCGGCTACGCGTCGGAGCCCCAGTGGCTGCGTGAGCGGATCGAGAAGGGAGATCCGAGCGAGGTCGTGTCCGAGGCGGGGCTCGCGGGCCGGGACCCGCTCTGCATGAAGGCCCTGGAGCTGTTCGTGTCGATCTACGGGGCCGAGGCGGGGAACCTCGCCCTCAAGGCGCTCGCCGTGGGCGGCGTCTTCGTCGGCGGCGGGATTGCCCCGAAGATCCGGGCAAAGCTCGCCGACGGCACCTTCATCGCGGCGTTCCGCGACAAGGGGCGGCTCTCACGGGTGATCGCTGAAATGCCGGTCCGCGTGGCGCTCAACCCTCGGGCCCCCCTGCTCGGCGCAGCCCGGGTCGCGCGCCAGCTCGTCGTCACGGGCTGA
- a CDS encoding DUF3800 domain-containing protein, giving the protein MSSRRSLLGKELEPAIGEGYVGRAFALSFPADYKAERLVATILTAYFDESGTHAGAKAVSVAGYVSTVKAWESFEREWRESLAIYNIDHFHMTDFVAGQGQFTNWPKQKKRSRLRKLIDAANRHALAAIGIVIPANLYQRLSEQDRAVCDSPYRIAAMQCCAEIRRWLETFDSNAEVAYVFEAGAKGAGKVAEFFRAAMDEKAAKEHLRILSFKFEDKKRSAPLQAADILAWELYRNVPSIRGMDSRAPRIKDYNRLRRAKFSTFRYPTLDHLKTMVGVILGMNLSAGKN; this is encoded by the coding sequence ATGTCTAGTCGGCGATCCCTGCTCGGCAAGGAGCTTGAACCAGCCATTGGCGAAGGATATGTCGGCCGCGCCTTCGCGCTGTCATTTCCTGCCGACTACAAGGCAGAACGGCTCGTGGCAACGATTCTGACTGCATATTTTGACGAGAGCGGCACGCACGCGGGCGCGAAGGCTGTGTCGGTTGCTGGTTACGTTTCGACAGTAAAAGCATGGGAGTCATTCGAAAGAGAGTGGCGGGAGAGTTTGGCAATTTACAACATCGATCACTTCCACATGACCGACTTCGTTGCTGGCCAGGGGCAGTTCACGAACTGGCCGAAGCAAAAGAAACGCTCGCGGCTTCGAAAACTAATAGACGCCGCAAATCGCCATGCGCTAGCGGCAATTGGCATTGTAATTCCGGCGAACCTATATCAACGGCTTTCGGAACAGGATCGGGCTGTCTGTGATAGTCCTTATCGCATCGCAGCAATGCAGTGTTGCGCAGAGATTAGACGATGGTTAGAGACGTTTGACTCAAATGCCGAGGTGGCGTACGTGTTTGAAGCTGGTGCGAAGGGGGCTGGAAAAGTTGCCGAATTCTTTCGTGCGGCGATGGACGAGAAAGCAGCCAAAGAACACCTTCGCATTCTCTCGTTCAAGTTTGAAGATAAAAAGCGGTCCGCCCCGCTTCAAGCAGCAGACATTCTCGCGTGGGAGCTATATCGGAATGTTCCAAGCATTCGGGGCATGGACTCACGAGCGCCTCGGATCAAGGACTATAACCGACTACGCCGCGCTAAGTTTTCCACATTTCGGTATCCAACTCTTGACCATCTGAAGACGATGGTGGGTGTGATTCTTGGGATGAATCTGTCAGCGGGTAAAAACTAA
- a CDS encoding PilZ domain-containing protein: protein MTSLREVLLAKLAQTRASLEYLGRQGESAFTALEWQKGYAKALEEVLDLDGLSLRRFPRRPTAIPATIARFRPGAPAAERGEGTIVDLSTGGCGLATALEIAAGERIEISFRLPGRNAGVSLEGVARRAARVGEVVRAGVEFVKVPDHVLVALETFLAVPVAVGAR from the coding sequence ATGACTTCCCTACGAGAGGTCTTGCTGGCCAAGCTCGCTCAGACTCGGGCGAGCCTGGAGTACCTCGGGCGGCAGGGCGAGTCCGCCTTCACCGCGCTGGAGTGGCAGAAGGGGTATGCGAAGGCTCTCGAGGAAGTCCTCGATCTCGACGGCCTCTCGCTCCGCCGCTTCCCGCGCCGTCCGACCGCCATTCCGGCGACCATTGCCCGGTTTCGCCCGGGAGCACCCGCCGCGGAGCGCGGCGAGGGGACGATCGTGGATCTGAGCACGGGCGGGTGCGGCCTCGCCACCGCCCTGGAGATCGCGGCGGGAGAGAGGATCGAGATCTCCTTCCGTCTTCCCGGAAGAAACGCGGGTGTGTCGCTCGAAGGGGTGGCTCGCCGCGCCGCGCGGGTCGGGGAGGTGGTCAGGGCTGGCGTGGAGTTCGTCAAGGTCCCCGACCACGTCCTCGTCGCCCTCGAGACCTTCCTGGCGGTTCCGGTGGCGGTGGGGGCCCGCTAA